In Chloroflexota bacterium, the genomic stretch CAACGCGCGAGGTGTTTGAAGAACTCGTCATGGGAGGCCGTCGCGTGACAACGACAGCGCTGATCATGCCCGGCAGTGAGGCCGTGCGCGATTACGTGGCTACGCATGGGGGCGCAATCGGCTATCTTTCCATGGGGTACCTAGGTACGGGCATCGCTGCTTTAGCAATAGCCGATGCGCTACCCAATCGGCAGACGGTGGAGGATAGTTCTTACCCAATTACCAGGCCATTTTTGCTGGTCAGCCTACCAGAACCGAGTGCACAAGTCACAGCGTTCATGCAATTTGTGCGCAGCCCTGCTGGTCAAGCCATTGTGCGACGAACCTATGGCGGGGCTAGGGCAGGCAGCAGTGTGCGCTAGATTTGAAGGGTGAGGTATAATACTTGTGAGTGTGTAATATCAATGATGAGGAAGGAGTAAGCATGTTATTCATCCGTACATTATTGCGTGACATTGCGCCAGAGGAATTGGGGGTGACGTCAAGCCATGAGCATCTAGTATGCCGTCCTCCCTACTGGGTGGAAAAGGGCGAGGACGATCTCATCCTGGATGATCCCGAAAAAGCCTTGCAGGATGTCCTCGATTTCAAAGAGGCTGGGGGGACAGCAATCGTTGATGCTACATGCATTGATTATGGCCGAGATGTCCCAGCAGTGGCAGAAATTGCACAAAAATCAGGCATCTACATCGTTGTAACGGCTGGGCTCAATAAAGGATTTCTGTGGTCAGCCAAGATGCCTGGCACAGACTGCACCTTTGCCGAATGGATAGATCGAGCAAAAGAGGAGGATCTAACCAGGCTTTTTGTCTCTGAGGTTAAGGAAGGCATTGGCAACACAGGCTACAAAGCTGGCCAACTCAAATTTGGAACTGGTTACAATAGCATCTCTGCTCGTGAAGAGAAGGTGCTGCGGGCTGTGGCGAAGGCACATCTTGCCACTGGGGCTCCGCTTCATGCCCACACGGAGAACGGGACAATGGCCTTGGAACAGGCGGAAATTTTGCTCCAGGAGGGGGTAGATTTATCGCGGGTCAGTTTTGGTCATATGGATCGGAACCCCGATCCATATATACACCGGAAACTCGCGGAGAAAGGGGCTTTTATCTGTTTCGATGGGCTGGGAAAGGTCAAGTATTATCCCGAGTCCACGCGCATTGCCTGCATACTCGAATTGGTCAAACGGGGCTATGAAGATCAAATCCTCCTCGGGTGCGATACAGCACGCAAATCCTACTTCCGCTCTTACAGTTATGGCCCTGGCCTGGACTGGATGTTGAGAAAATGGGTGCCCAGGTTCATTGAGGAGGCGATAGAAGCCGGCTTTGATGGCAAGAGACTGGTGGAACAATTTCTCATTGGGAATCCACGTCGCTATCTCTCCTTTAAGGAGGCGAAATAATGAATGTGACATACATGGATCAATTGAGCGGGGAGGAATTCCACGAAAGATTGCAGAAAAGCGGAATCGCGATTCTGCCCCTTGGAGCGATGGAGTTCCACGGCCCCCATCTACCCATAGGAACGGACAACTTTATAGTTAATAAGGTCTCAGCGGAAGTCGCAAGGCACACAGGTGGCGTATTGCTCCCGTTGATTCCCTATGGCCAGGTTTGGTCTCTGGAGAACTTTCCTGGTTCGCTTAACATCTCCAATGAGACACTGGCGAGCTTGATTTTCGAGATTGGCGTCAGTATGCATCGCCAGGGAGCAGTGATTCTGGCCATAATCAACGGGCATTTGGGCAATATGAATGCAGTGCAAGCAGCAGCCAGGCGTCTATTCCCAGTCGAGGGCCTGATTACCTACATGTTTACCTATCCCGGATTAGCAGAAGCAGCTTCGCGGGTATGCACTTCTCGTCCTCTGCCAGGTGGCTATTTCCATGCCGATGAGATCGAAACGTCTCTTATGCTTTATGTTGAGCCTAGGCTTGTGCATATGGATCGGGCAATTCGGGACGAACCGCAATTACCCCCCGATTTTCAGAACCGTCCAGTTCGTTGGGAGGAAATCACCAAGACGGGTGTTCTCGGGGATGCCAGCATTGCTACTCAGGAGAAGGGCGAAGAAATTTTCCGCACAGTTGTCAGCCGCATTGTGGAAATCCTTGAATATGGACGAAACCAGTACCTGCCAAAGTGATACTGCTTTTGAAGTCCGCGCTAGCTAATTGAGATGGACAATCAGGCTTACTTCTTCTTATGCTTGGTGCAAATAATATAGGGCGGCCTGCTTGAGAGCATAACCGCCCTATATTTTGCGCTAAAGCGTCGCAGCAGAGCCGGCTATATCATTATCTGCCCAGAATGCGCGCGACCACCGCGATCAGTAATGGCCAAATCACATAGTCGGTGTCTGAGGCCCAGCTAAAGAAATCGCCAATAGCAAATCCTATAAAGGGCCACATGGCAGCCTGACCAAGACCCATCAAGGCACCGGCAACTACTCCCCCTAAGATGGCGCCACGGATACCCCAATACTTGTTCCCATATACGGCAGCAGTTGCACCATGGAACCAGGCGGACATGGTCGGGGCGAAGATAAAGAAGGGGTACTTGAACCCGGCAAAGATGATAGATACTACCATCATGGACAGCATGCCGATCAGGCCGCCGTAGGCCATCGAGACCTGGCCATAGGGGAAGAACAATGGGCAATCTAGAGCAGGTATGGCACCAGGGACGATTTTCTGCGCGATGCCCCTGAAGGAGGGAATGAGCTCGGCGATAATCATGCGCACACCCACCATCAAGATTGCAAAACCAGCGGCAAAGGTCAGGGCCTGGAGAATGACCCAGATGGCAGGATCCTTTCCGGCAGCGGCGGCTTTTTCAGAAACGAAGGGTACATTCAATACCGCCATAATGATGTAAATGATCAGGAAGGTGGCTGCCATCATAAGCATGGGCTCTCGTAGCCATTCGAGCGCTTTGGGGAACTTGATTTCCTCCATGCTTCTCCCTTTCTTGGTGCCATTCGCCGAAAAGAGGCGGGTCAACAGGGAGGTAACCAGAACAGGTATGGAAGCCGAGTGCCCCAGTACGAAACCAGCATTTTCATTGACAAAGAGGTCAAACTTGCTGGTATACCAGGGCTGTAAAGTCTGGTATAGCCCGACAAACACGCTGGTCACAATCAGCAAGGCGAGTCCATCTAGGCCCAGAAGGTACTTGAAAGCTGAGACAAAGATCACGGCATTCCAGAAGATCAGGTGGCCGGTTAGATAAATGTATTTAAGTTTGGTAATGCGAGCTAGGAACACGTTGATAAGGAATGCCAAGAGCATGACCAGCCCGATCTGGGTACCAAGTTCAGCGATGATCTTACTAGTACCAATGTCAATCTTGAGTGGTGGCAAACCCAGTGTCTTCCCTGCCAGATCTCCCAGCGGAAGCAGGGCCTGGACCATCAAGTTTACGCCACTCGACAGGATCAAGAGGCCAAGGGCTGTCCTGAGAGATCCTGCGATGGTCCTCTCGATCCGTTCACGTAGGATCAGGAAACCAGCTAATGCGATGATGCCGAGGAACAATGCCGGCTCTTGCATAAATTTTTGTAGAAAACTCACAATTGCCATTGTTTGCCTCCTTTTGCATTAGTTTGATTTTTGGTTTTTCTGGCTCTTCGAGATGAACCAATTAGGTAGATACTTTATTTGGGGTAGATCACCTCCTTTCGTCTTCTTGTAATGTGATCACCTGTTGCAGGTACGAACGCGCTTGCTCCGGAGTCTGCTTTGCTGCAATTGCCTGGGCTATGTCTTCAGAGTTCTGCAACAGGGTAGCCAACTGGCGTAGGAATTCGAGATGAGATTCCCTGTCGGGAGTAGCAAAGGACAAGACGAGATACACGGGATCATTGTGGGAACCAAATTCCACCCCTTGTTTCACGACAAGGAGAGATAATCCAAAGCGCTGTGCACCATCTTCGGGCCGGGCATGGGGGATCGCAATGCCTGGAGCAATGGCTATGTAGGGACCTAATTCCTCGCACACTGCGATCATTTTGTCGGCATATTCAGGGCTGGCAATGCTATGGTCAACCAGCATTTGTCCTCCCATCTTCACTGCCTCTTGCCAGGAGGCAACAGTATCCACGATTCGGATTCGATTATCTAATGCGCTAAGAAAATCCAGTCCCACGCTATGATTGCTCCAGGCGGTTTACCGCATCGAGAAGTTTCTGCCGAATTTCGGGCAGATTGCCATAGTTGCTAATCTCAACGATTTCTTTCACTTTGGGATTGCGTCTGACTAATTCTACCAGGTCTTGGGCAGTAACCACGATATCTGCAGGAACAGCTTGAGCAATGGAGGCATCGGCGGTTTCGACGATCGCGTCAATCTTGGCCTGTTTGAGGATATCCTCGATCGTCATTTTGAGAAAAAGTGCTGTGCCGGTTCCCAAGCCACATGCAGCAACGATTTTAAGAGGGTTATTCCTTGTCATGAGAACCTCCTTGAAGGGCAGTCAAACAAGCATGGTGTTAATATTATAGCCAAATTGGACGAAAAGGCAAGTTTTACAGTTTCCAACCAGCCCTGTTACCCCACAAACTCCCCGATAATTGTCTTGCCAGCCAATTCCTCTGGGCGCATCGTTTTGGCGCGTTCCATGCTAATGCAATTTTGCTTGAGCGCACGCAACATGCCGATTGGCGTGGGGTTCTCATTGCGGCGGCCGTACTGGGTGGGGCAGGTACTGAGCACCTCAATGAAGGAGAAGCCAGTGCGCTGCAGAGCTTTCTTGATGGCGGCGATCAGAGGCCGTACATGCCAGACGGAGTAGCGAGCGACATAGGTAGCTCCTGCTGCTGCTACCAGGCGCGCCAGGTCGAAAGGCGGTTCGGGATTGCCTGCGGGCGTAGTTTGGGTGCGTGCGCCGCGCGGAGTAGTAGGCGTAACCTGGCCGCCGGTCATGCCGTAGATGAGGTTATTCGCGCAAATCACCGTGATGTCCATATTGCGCCGTGCGGCATGGATGAGATGGTTGCCACCAATGGATGCGATGTCGCCATCGCCACCGATGACGACTACGTTGAGTCTGGGATTGAACAATTTCGCCCCGGTGGCAAAGGCTACCGGGCGACCATGGGTTACGTGCAATGTGTCCGTGTTATAGTGTGGGCTGGGAATCCAGCCAGCGCAGCCGATGCCGGACACAAAAAGCATCTGCGAAAAATCCAACTCCAATTCATCAATTGCTCGTAGGATGGCTCCCAGCAGGATACCGTGCCCGCACCCGGCACAAAAGGGGGTAGGGAAGGTGCGCGGACGGATGTATTTCACAATCGAAGCGGTAGTTCCTTTTTTCATGAGAATAGGTCCTTCCCTTCCAGGGCACGCTTTTTGCCAGAGCGCAGGATGCGTTGCATAGCCGTCCAGATTTCGGGTGCGGTAATGACCTCGCCATCGGTGCGGTGATAACCGGCTGCATGTGGCACCACTCGTTGTACCTCGCGCAACATCTGTCCACGGTTCATCTCAGGCATGATGATGTGGCTAGCTTGCGCTCCAAGTTCTTTGACCATATTCTCTGGAAAGGGCCATAGTGTGGTCAGGCGCAACAGCCCTGCTTTGATCCCTGCTTCTCTTGCCAACCTGACGGCACCTAGGGCACTGCGCGCAGTAAAGCCATAAGCTACGAGCAATATATCCAACTTGCTTTCCTCACAGAAATGCGTGTTCGTGCGCTGAATTTCTTCACGATGGTTTAGGATTTTGCTTACCAAGCGCTCTACCAACTGTTGTTGGGCCTGAGGACTTGATGTACGGCGGTAGCCCCAGGCATCATGAGTGGATCCAGTGACGAGCAACCGGGCGCCTTCGCCAAAAGCGGGCATAGGGGGCACCTCCACCTCGCCAAAGGGCGGACGCGAGAGATCCTTCCAACGCTGGTAAATAGACGTTTTGGCTGGCACAGTCATGTTCTCGCGTAGGTGACCCACGCCTTCATCCATCAACAGGATGACCGGCACACGAAAACGGTCAGCCAGATTGAAGGCACGAATGGTTTCATCATAGGCTTCTTGTACGGACCATGGTGAGAGGACGATGATCTCGTAGTCGCCATGTGCACCCCAGCGAGCTTGCATGACGTCGCCCTGGGCTGGGCGGGTAGCCTGACCGGTGCCAGGCCCGGCGCGCTGCACATCTACTACCACGCAGGGCGTCTCAGTGATGATGGCATAGCCGATATTCTCCAGCATCAGGCTAAACCCTGGCCCAGAGGTAGCGGTCATGGCCCGCGCCCCAGCCCAGGATGCGCCGAGCACTGAGGCAATGGAGCCAATCTCATCTTCCATCTGAATGAAGACTCGGCCAGGCAACTGCGCAAAACGCCGGCAAATGTGCTCCATTATCTCGCTGGCCGGAGTAATGGGATAACCAGCGTAATAGTTGCATCCTGCGGCGATGGCTCCCTCCGCGCAAGCCTCATCGCCTTGCAGGAAGTAACGCCCAGGCCTCAATACACTAGGCAAATTTGTCCATTGACTCCCTTTCATCGGTTCAAATTTTTGCTGCTCACTATGCCCCATATCCGGCATCTTGTATCCCGCAGTCTTCACTCGTTACTCCTCACTCTACTCCTCTTCCACCACAATCGCCAGGTCTGGGCATAGTAACTCGCACTGGCGGCATGCCGTGCAGTCCTCTGGTCTGGCTACCAGCACTGGATGGAACCCATGCAGGAAGACGGCCTTATCTACTTCTAGTACTGCCCTTGGGCATACCTCAACGCAAATATGGCATCCTTTGCACCACTCTGTATTCACGGTGATTGTTGGCATCATGCTCGCTATAAACTGTGGTAATCGGCTGAGACGGCAGCTTAGACTTGTTTTGGAATAGCCTCAGCAGTATTGCTTCTTATAGAGCCTCATGGCGTGCTCGATAACCTTGCGCGCTGCCTGCGCATCTTCCCATCCCTTCGGAATGACCTCGATACCCTCCAGTTCCTTGTACCTCTGGAAGAAATGGCTAACCTCGGTTAGAAAGTGCTGGGGTACATCGCAGATCGAATGATACTCACCGAAAAGTGGGTCGGCAGCAGGAACAGCCAGGATTTTCTCGTCGGCTTCGTTCTCGTCGAACATGTGGAACACGCCAATAGGTCGGCACTCAATGACACAGCCGGGGAAGGTGGGGTCGGTGACCATGACCAGGATATCCAACGGGTCACCGTCATCGCCACAGGTCTGCGGGATGAAGCCATAGTCACCCGGATAGTGCATCGGGCTGAAGAGCACCCGACTGAGCTGGATTACACCAAGGTGTTTGTTGTATTCGTATTTGTTGCGGTGACCTCTGGGGATCTCGACAACAGCGTACACGACCTCTGGTGCTTGAGGCCCAGAGGGGATGTCATGCCACAGGTCTGACTTGAGCACAATCTGGCCTACCTTTCAGAATGTATGGGCTTCGGAAGGCTTGTCACTTGCGCAGCTTCTTTCTGAATTGCTCCGTCAGTGCCGGCAAGATCTGGAACAGATCGCCGACAATGCCGTAATTGGCTACGCTGAAAATGGGTGCTTCGGGATCCTTGTTGATGGCCACGATGATCTTGGCAGTGCCCATGCCGGCCAAATGCTGCACGGCTCCGGAGATGCCGCAGGCGATGTACAGGTCAGGGCGCACAGTCCGACCGGTCTGTCCTACCTGATGGGCGTAGGGAATCCAGCCCGCATCTACCGCCGCGCGCGAAGCGCCTACCGCTCCGCCCAGTACCTCGGCCAACTCGCGAATGGGCTCAAACCCCTCGGGACCGCCTACGCCACGCCCACCGGAGACGATGATCTTGGCATCAGCTAGGTTGACCTCGCCCTGTTGCTTGATGAAGTCGACCACTTTGGTGGCAATCTTCTCCTCGTCCAAGTTTGGCTTGATGGCGATGATCTGTCCCTGGCGTTTCTCGTCCGGAACGGGCATTTCGAAAACCCGGTGGCGCACAGTGGCCATCTGGGGCCGATAATTAGGGCAAATAATCGTGGCCATGATGTTGCCGCCAAAGGCCGGACGAGTCTGTCGCAATAGATTGGTCTCTGGATCAATATCGAGCCCGGTGCAGTCGGCAGTCAGGCCGGTATACAATTCGGTAGCAACGGACCCCGCTAAGTCTCGCCCACGGGAACTAGCGCCCAGGATAAAAATCTCTGGCTTATACTGTCGTACCAGTTCTACCAATACCTCTGCATAAGGCTGGGTGCGGTAGACTGCCAGGGTGGGGTCATCTACCCAGAAGACGCGGTCGGCGCCATACGCGATGGCTTGCTTGGCAATATGTTCTACG encodes the following:
- a CDS encoding phosphotriesterase; the protein is MLFIRTLLRDIAPEELGVTSSHEHLVCRPPYWVEKGEDDLILDDPEKALQDVLDFKEAGGTAIVDATCIDYGRDVPAVAEIAQKSGIYIVVTAGLNKGFLWSAKMPGTDCTFAEWIDRAKEEDLTRLFVSEVKEGIGNTGYKAGQLKFGTGYNSISAREEKVLRAVAKAHLATGAPLHAHTENGTMALEQAEILLQEGVDLSRVSFGHMDRNPDPYIHRKLAEKGAFICFDGLGKVKYYPESTRIACILELVKRGYEDQILLGCDTARKSYFRSYSYGPGLDWMLRKWVPRFIEEAIEAGFDGKRLVEQFLIGNPRRYLSFKEAK
- a CDS encoding creatininase family protein; its protein translation is MDQLSGEEFHERLQKSGIAILPLGAMEFHGPHLPIGTDNFIVNKVSAEVARHTGGVLLPLIPYGQVWSLENFPGSLNISNETLASLIFEIGVSMHRQGAVILAIINGHLGNMNAVQAAARRLFPVEGLITYMFTYPGLAEAASRVCTSRPLPGGYFHADEIETSLMLYVEPRLVHMDRAIRDEPQLPPDFQNRPVRWEEITKTGVLGDASIATQEKGEEIFRTVVSRIVEILEYGRNQYLPK
- a CDS encoding PTS sugar transporter subunit IIA; translated protein: MGLDFLSALDNRIRIVDTVASWQEAVKMGGQMLVDHSIASPEYADKMIAVCEELGPYIAIAPGIAIPHARPEDGAQRFGLSLLVVKQGVEFGSHNDPVYLVLSFATPDRESHLEFLRQLATLLQNSEDIAQAIAAKQTPEQARSYLQQVITLQEDERR
- a CDS encoding PTS sugar transporter subunit IIB, with the protein product MTRNNPLKIVAACGLGTGTALFLKMTIEDILKQAKIDAIVETADASIAQAVPADIVVTAQDLVELVRRNPKVKEIVEISNYGNLPEIRQKLLDAVNRLEQS
- a CDS encoding 2-oxoacid:ferredoxin oxidoreductase subunit beta, which translates into the protein MKKGTTASIVKYIRPRTFPTPFCAGCGHGILLGAILRAIDELELDFSQMLFVSGIGCAGWIPSPHYNTDTLHVTHGRPVAFATGAKLFNPRLNVVVIGGDGDIASIGGNHLIHAARRNMDITVICANNLIYGMTGGQVTPTTPRGARTQTTPAGNPEPPFDLARLVAAAGATYVARYSVWHVRPLIAAIKKALQRTGFSFIEVLSTCPTQYGRRNENPTPIGMLRALKQNCISMERAKTMRPEELAGKTIIGEFVG
- a CDS encoding 2-oxoacid:acceptor oxidoreductase subunit alpha; this translates as MKGSQWTNLPSVLRPGRYFLQGDEACAEGAIAAGCNYYAGYPITPASEIMEHICRRFAQLPGRVFIQMEDEIGSIASVLGASWAGARAMTATSGPGFSLMLENIGYAIITETPCVVVDVQRAGPGTGQATRPAQGDVMQARWGAHGDYEIIVLSPWSVQEAYDETIRAFNLADRFRVPVILLMDEGVGHLRENMTVPAKTSIYQRWKDLSRPPFGEVEVPPMPAFGEGARLLVTGSTHDAWGYRRTSSPQAQQQLVERLVSKILNHREEIQRTNTHFCEESKLDILLVAYGFTARSALGAVRLAREAGIKAGLLRLTTLWPFPENMVKELGAQASHIIMPEMNRGQMLREVQRVVPHAAGYHRTDGEVITAPEIWTAMQRILRSGKKRALEGKDLFS
- a CDS encoding 4Fe-4S binding protein translates to MMPTITVNTEWCKGCHICVEVCPRAVLEVDKAVFLHGFHPVLVARPEDCTACRQCELLCPDLAIVVEEE
- a CDS encoding inorganic diphosphatase, with the protein product MLKSDLWHDIPSGPQAPEVVYAVVEIPRGHRNKYEYNKHLGVIQLSRVLFSPMHYPGDYGFIPQTCGDDGDPLDILVMVTDPTFPGCVIECRPIGVFHMFDENEADEKILAVPAADPLFGEYHSICDVPQHFLTEVSHFFQRYKELEGIEVIPKGWEDAQAARKVIEHAMRLYKKQYC
- a CDS encoding electron transfer flavoprotein subunit alpha; this translates as MPLLEINKEECTGCGACVSICPFGALSLVDNIAVVDDKCTACGACLDVCPVNALSLPERPEAAAEGLAAYQGVWVWIEQFQGEACSISWEMVGKGRELADQRGTTLTACVLGHNVEHIAKQAIAYGADRVFWVDDPTLAVYRTQPYAEVLVELVRQYKPEIFILGASSRGRDLAGSVATELYTGLTADCTGLDIDPETNLLRQTRPAFGGNIMATIICPNYRPQMATVRHRVFEMPVPDEKRQGQIIAIKPNLDEEKIATKVVDFIKQQGEVNLADAKIIVSGGRGVGGPEGFEPIRELAEVLGGAVGASRAAVDAGWIPYAHQVGQTGRTVRPDLYIACGISGAVQHLAGMGTAKIIVAINKDPEAPIFSVANYGIVGDLFQILPALTEQFRKKLRK